In Apium graveolens cultivar Ventura chromosome 10, ASM990537v1, whole genome shotgun sequence, the following are encoded in one genomic region:
- the LOC141688830 gene encoding uncharacterized protein LOC141688830 isoform X1: MSSSPAVKAKKGKRMHQIEIIPENAEYQENEDIERSLGDETPSDDSGEQEEISVRKRKRGDGISIPDASSKDNSEQTEATANPYAKRQRKKKSASWQYLDEYTLNGEKWARCKLCHKEIKRDKTSSTTQLNRHVDKCKVAHGLVKKTQLQFQKSGNTSEVTLETFKYDHAEMRKIVAGVVSLYGLKKINQANQEALKDIEIDLFPSNVTS, from the exons ATGTCATCGAGCCCTGCTGTGAAGGCGAAGAAAGGAAAAAGAATGCATCAGATAGAAATCATTCCGGAGAATGCTGAATATCAGGAAAATGAGGATATTGAAAGAAGTCTCGGAGATGAAACTCCTTCGGATGACAGTGGTGAACAAGAAGAGATATCCGTTAGGAAAAGAAAAAGAGGTGATGGAATCTCAATTCCAGATGCATCATCTAAAGACAACTCTGAGCAAACTGAAGCTACTGCCAATCCATATGCTAAAAGACAGAGGAAGAAGAAATCTGCATCCTGGCAGTACTTGGATGAATACACATTAAATGGTGAAAAATGGGCAAGGTGTAAACTTTGTCACAAAGAGATAAAGAGGGACAAGACCAGTTCAACTACGCAACTAAATAGACATGTGGACAAGTGTAAGGTGGCTCATGGACTTGTAAAAAAAACTCAACTTCAATTTCAGAAGAGCGGGAATACATCTGAGGTAACACTTGAAACTTTCAAATACGATCATGCTGAGATGAGAAAAATAGTTGCTGGTGTTGTTTCGCTTTATGGTCTAAAAAAGATAAATCAGGCAAATCAG GAAGCTTTGAAGGACATTGAGATTGATTTGTTTCCTTCGAATGTTACTTCCTAA
- the LOC141688830 gene encoding uncharacterized protein LOC141688830 isoform X2, with protein sequence MSSSPAVKAKKGKRMHQIEIIPENAEYQENEDIERSLGDETPSDDSGEQEEISVRKRKRGDGISIPDASSKDNSEQTEATANPYAKRQRKKKSASWQYLDEYTLNGEKWARCKLCHKEIKRDKTSSTTQLNRHVDKCKVAHGLVKKTQLQFQKSGNTSEEALKDIEIDLFPSNVTS encoded by the exons ATGTCATCGAGCCCTGCTGTGAAGGCGAAGAAAGGAAAAAGAATGCATCAGATAGAAATCATTCCGGAGAATGCTGAATATCAGGAAAATGAGGATATTGAAAGAAGTCTCGGAGATGAAACTCCTTCGGATGACAGTGGTGAACAAGAAGAGATATCCGTTAGGAAAAGAAAAAGAGGTGATGGAATCTCAATTCCAGATGCATCATCTAAAGACAACTCTGAGCAAACTGAAGCTACTGCCAATCCATATGCTAAAAGACAGAGGAAGAAGAAATCTGCATCCTGGCAGTACTTGGATGAATACACATTAAATGGTGAAAAATGGGCAAGGTGTAAACTTTGTCACAAAGAGATAAAGAGGGACAAGACCAGTTCAACTACGCAACTAAATAGACATGTGGACAAGTGTAAGGTGGCTCATGGACTTGTAAAAAAAACTCAACTTCAATTTCAGAAGAGCGGGAATACATCTGAG GAAGCTTTGAAGGACATTGAGATTGATTTGTTTCCTTCGAATGTTACTTCCTAA
- the LOC141693384 gene encoding uncharacterized protein LOC141693384, whose protein sequence is MPKKKPKQASLKTMANSSEKSEWAPTNILDPRDNGKQNWKDDRIAEAMTLFKDKFNLVLPSSDELADWYRDGWIYFYFYPFSIGLMLPYSDLIKGVITALHVSPGQLMPSNWRTLACLDAIETKHKLGINVDVVKYSYSLKKFSNCRFSLVNKDKNNPLILNNETVNDRGWKGEYFYAEKSTLGDDVDNLLEKWNVDGIKFEAKEDDVGARKITEKIMSLHVADRVWPNCLNRSIRNASAIDTSELTASMKKTASKGDVVPPSATTAAKGASSRT, encoded by the exons ATGCCCAAAAAGAAACCGAAACAAGCTTCTCTCAAAACCATGGCCAATTCAAGTGAAAAAAGCGAATGGGCTCCTACCAACATACTCGACCCTCGAGATAATGGTAAACAAAACTGGAAAGACGATCGAATTGCTGAAGCCATGACCTTGTTCAAGGACAAGTTTAACTTGGTGCTTCCTTCTTCCGACGAGCTTGCTGACTGGTATCGAGATGGATGGATTTATTTCTATTTCTATCCTTTTAGCATCGGGCTTATGCTACCGTATTCAGATTTGATTAAGGGTGTCATCACGGCTTTGCATGTTTCACCTGGGCAATTGATGCCATCTAATTGGAGAACCCTAGCCTGTCTTGATGCAATTGAGACAAAACACAAGTTGGGCATTAATGTGGATGTGGTAAAATACTCCTATTCCCTCAAGAAATTCAGTAATTGTCGTTTTAGTCTTGTTAATAAGGACAAGAACAACCCCCTGATACTGAACAACGAGACGGTGAACGACCGTGGATGGAAAGGTGAATATTTCTATGCGGAGAAGTCGACTCTGGGGGATGATGTTGACAATTTGTTGGAGAAGTGGAACGTGGATG GCATTAAATTCGAGGCTAAAGAAGACGATGTAGGGGCCAGGAAAATTACGGAAAAAATCATGTCTCTCCATGTAGCCGATAGAGTATGGCCGAATTGCCTTAATCGTTCAATCAGGAATGCTTCAGCAATTGACACGAGTGAACTCACTGCTTCAATGAAGAAAACTGCTTCTAAAGGAGATGTTGTTCCCCCATCGGCTACGACTGCAGCAAAGGGTGCTTCTTCTAGAACCTGA